Proteins from a genomic interval of Rosa chinensis cultivar Old Blush chromosome 2, RchiOBHm-V2, whole genome shotgun sequence:
- the LOC112187411 gene encoding nuclear pore complex protein NUP1 isoform X3, whose translation MDDETTPSRGFYAARGAGGKLKKPLSRKLTTTPYSRPPPNPAERGKRRWLSSVVDPAYRLISGGATRLFTSFFSPANTVNALPAPNHDEQEAEIEQNATGDEHNDDSNNWVTRTETAGPSRPGNSLNDSSGFQGHTLDDNSNLSDVSGLSQIEQLLKGKKFSRDEVNRLMDIIQSKAVEHPTVGHEKVKKGITAGGEAKGPVNAHAVPKASSGEIQEDMSKAIWGTSTPLPLSARRKEAGASPIEIAKAYMGSRISDIDDVAAMHSNDIESTPFIPASSPKPSTCWPGSMVQNQRDYSTPQSERGRFGLHNFPRTPYSRTIFSKSKSKTFGKPRDDALDGGYGSSVGPIRRTRHKVATQTPPRGSPYVHSSSFGTPQVENSHIRKEFLPAGRKNFELGGLSGNSPFQSIDRKPSSSQVGVHPQSSQIARTILEHINRNSPTPKDKSEELKLAIAWKKPPTSDIPSLNQNGDDSSLLGGSSSRKVIINDNQKKPALENADKWNSLFKVPPPKPSVKAADVVSNGPAGGGSGGRSLAKSTEEAFPQITLNVVGSEVLNQQKKPLFQPSGTKRVFPAISVDKPAPTWKFSSDKSSTFTFPVSTSSAVFSEPPTPSIMPSVSTSTEHQLKDGDAAVPAYSFGSKKSDRLVFTFPSTSDAIQIGNSDIKFSFGSDKPRLSFKDAVCH comes from the exons ATGGACGACGAAACGACACCGTCCAGGGGCTTCTACGCCGCGAGAGGCGCCGGAGGCAAACTGAAGAAGCCGCTGTCCCGCAAGCTGACGACGACTCCTTACTCTCGTCCGCCTCCGAACCCAGCCGAGCGAGGCAAGCGGCGGTGGCTGTCCAGCGTCGTTGATCCGGCTTATCGGCTCATCTCCGGCGGCGCCACTCGGCTTTTCACCTCCTTCTTCTCGCCGGCGAATACCGTTAATGCCCTTCCCGCGCCTAATCACG ATGAACAGGAGGCGGAGATTGAACAGAATGCTACTGGTGACGAGCACAATGATGATTCAAAT AATTGGGTGACCAGAACTGAAACAGCAGGTCCTAGCAGGCCAGGAAATAGTTTAAACGATAGTTCTGGTTTTCAAGGCCACACTTTAGATGACAACAGCAACCTGTCTGATGTGAGTGGACTTTCTCAAATTGAGCAGCTACTGAAGGGGAAAAAGTTTTCTAG GGACGAAGTCAATCGCCTGATGGATATTATTCAATCAAAGGCTGTTGAGCATCCTACTGTGGGGCACGAAAAGGTGAAAAAAGGCATTACTGCTGGAGGAGAAGCCAAGGGGCCTGTAAATGCCCATGCTGTTCCAAAGGCGTCATCTGGAGAAATTCAGGAAGACATGAGTAAAGCTATTTGGGGAACATCAACCCCTCTTCCCCTGTCAGCT AGGCGAAAAGAGGCTGGCGCTTCACCTATTGAAATTGCAAAAGCATATATGGGAAGCAGAATATCGGATATTGATGATGTGGCAGCAATGCATAGTAATGATATTGAATCAACACCATTCATTCCAGCATCTTCCCCTAAGCCATCAACATGTTGGCCTGGTTCCATGGTACAAAACCAACGCGATTATTCAACCCCACAGAGTGAAAGAGGCAGATTTGGCCTTCATAATTTTCCCAGAACCCCTTATTCTAGAACTATCTTTTCAAAATCCAAGTCCAAG ACATTTGGGAAGCCAAGAGATGATGCATTGGATGGTGGCTATGGATCATCAGTAGGACCAATTCGCAGGACACGCCATAAAGTTGCTACACAAACTCCTCCTAGAGGATCTCCTTATGTTCATTCATCTTCATTTGGAACTCCACAGGTGGAAAATTCCCACATCCGCAAAGAATTTCTGCCTGCTGGCAGGAAGAATTTTGAACTTGGAGGATTAAGTGGCAACTCCCCGTTCCAGTCAATAGATAGAAAGCCTTCCAGCTCTCAAGTTGGTGTTCATCCACAGTCTAGTCAGATTGCAAGGACAATTTTGGAGCACATCAATAGAAATTCACCCACTCCTAAAGATAAGTCAGAAGAGTTGAAGCTAGCCATTGCGTGGAAGAAACCCCCGACTTCTGATATTCCTTCACTCAACCAGAATGGAGATGATAGCTCACTTCTAGGAGGGTCTAGTTCCCGTAAAGTCATAATTAATGATAACCAGAAAAAGCCTGCTCTTGAGAACGCTGACAAGTGGAACTCTCTGTTTAAGGTTCCACCTCCAAAGCCTAGTGTAAAAGCTGCTGATGTTGTAAGCAATGGTCCTGCTGGTGGTGGGAGTGGTGGAAGATCTCTAGCCAAGAGCACAGAGGAG GCTTTTCCACAGATTACTTTAAATGTTGTTGGTTCGGAGGTACTAAATCAACAGAAGAAGCCTCTCTTTCAACCTTCAGGGACTAAACGCGTTTTTCCTGCTATATCTGTTGACAAGCCTGCGCCCACATGGAAGTTTTCTTCTGATAAGAGCTCTACCTTCACATTCCCAGTGTCTACATCTTCCGCTGTGTTTTCTGAACCACCCACACCGTCCATTATGCCATCTGTGTCGACTAGCACTGAGCATCAGCTGAAAGATGGAGATGCTGCTGTTCCTGCATACAGTTTCGGATCCAAGAAGTCTGATCGCCTTGTGTTTACATTCCCTTCTACCAGTGATGCGATCCAGATTGGTAATTCAGATATTAAGTTCAGCTTTGGATCAGATAAGCCAAGGTTGTCATTCAAAGATGCTGTCTGCCATTAA
- the LOC112188625 gene encoding equilibrative nucleotide transporter 8, giving the protein MVLYKFPTKSDTNQEFHKMESGVKGLEFKDEPRDAYKVAYVIHFLLGAGNLLPWNAFITAVDYFGYLYPTKHVEKVFSVAYMSSSVLVLVVMMTWGCWWEKMSPRLRLNLGFLMFILSLTVAPITDWASYLSTNAAYGVTVASVVICGLADGLVGGSLMGSAGKLPKKYMQAVFAGTASSGVIICVLRISTKAMVPQTPKGLKTSAHLYFIVSIIILLCCILCSNLLYKLRVMQEHCKLVQDQSFCCSSRPKFWAVAQKVPGPAFGIFLIYTVTLSIFPGFIAENLESKLLQDWYPILLITVYNFADLVGKFLTAVYLLKSIKKATWACVTRLLFYPIFTACLHGPTWLKTEVPMIFLTFMLGMSNGYLTSVIMMTVPKLVPVPEAELSAIVMVVFLGVGLVSGSVLGWFWIL; this is encoded by the exons ATGGTGCTATATAAGTTTCCAACCAAGAGTGACACAAACCAAGAGTTTCACAAAATGGAAAGTGGAGTAAAAGGTCTAGAATTCAAAGATGAGCCAAGAGATGCTTACAAGGTTGCTTACGTTATTCACTTCTTGCTCGGAGCAGGCAATTTGCTTCCTTGGAATGCATTCATCACTGCTGTTGATTACTTTGGCTATCTCTATCCAACCAAGCATGTCGAGAAGGTCTTCTCCGTAGCTTACATGAGTTCTTCAGTGCTAGTTCTGGTTGTAATGATGACTTGGGGTTGCTGGTGGGAGAAAATGAGCCCTAGGCTCAGACTCAACTTGGGTTTTTTGATGTTTATTCTCTCGTTAACCGTGGCTCCTATCACAGATTGGGCTAGTTATCTCAGTACTAATGCAGCTTATGGTGTAACAGTTGCATCAGTTGTAATATGTGGCTTAGCTGATGGCTTGGTAGGTGGAAGCTTAATGGGATCAGCTGGAAAGCTTCCCAAAAAGTATATGCAGGCTGTTTTTGCTGGCACTGCTTCTTCAG GTGTTATAATTTGTGTCCTGAGAATTTCAACAAAGGCAATGGTTCCACAGACCCCAAAAGGACTTAAAACAAGTGCCCACTTGTATTTTATTGTCAGCATCATTATACTCCTATGCTGCATCCTTTGTTCCAACTTGCTATACAAGCTGAGAGTCATGCAGGAACACTGCAAACTTGTTCAAGATCAATCCTTTTGCTGCTCATCAAGGCCGAAATTTTGGGCTGTGGCGCAAAAAGTTCCCGGGCCAGCTTTTGGGATCTTCTTAATCTATACAGTGACTCTGTCAATCTTTCCAGGATTTATAGCTGAAAATTTGGAATCCAAGCTTCTTCAAGATTGGTATCCCATTTTGCTTATCACAGTGTACAACTTTGCGGATTTAGTAGGTAAATTTTTGACTGCAGTGTACCTTCTGAAGAGTATCAAAAAGGCAACATGGGCTTGTGTTACCAGACTCTTATTCTATCCAATCTTCACTGCTTGCCTCCATGGACCAACATGGCTGAAAACTGAAGTTCCTATGATCTTCCTCACATTTATGCTTGGAATGTCCAATGGTTACCTCACAAGTGTCATCATGATGACAGTACCAAAACTAGTACCAGTTCCAGAAGCAGAACTATCTGCAATTGTAATGGTTGTGTTCCTTGGAGTCGGGTTGGTTAGTGGTTCGGTTCTAGGCTGGTTCTGGATTTTATGA
- the LOC112187411 gene encoding nuclear pore complex protein NUP1 isoform X1, with translation MDDETTPSRGFYAARGAGGKLKKPLSRKLTTTPYSRPPPNPAERGKRRWLSSVVDPAYRLISGGATRLFTSFFSPANTVNALPAPNHDEQEAEIEQNATGDEHNDDSNNWVTRTETAGPSRPGNSLNDSSGFQGHTLDDNSNLSDVSGLSQIEQLLKGKKFSRDEVNRLMDIIQSKAVEHPTVGHEKVKKGITAGGEAKGPVNAHAVPKASSGEIQEDMSKAIWGTSTPLPLSARRKEAGASPIEIAKAYMGSRISDIDDVAAMHSNDIESTPFIPASSPKPSTCWPGSMVQNQRDYSTPQSERGRFGLHNFPRTPYSRTIFSKSKSKFTPLQGGGDKSQRISSTPFKHLQTPVYGQTFGKPRDDALDGGYGSSVGPIRRTRHKVATQTPPRGSPYVHSSSFGTPQVENSHIRKEFLPAGRKNFELGGLSGNSPFQSIDRKPSSSQVGVHPQSSQIARTILEHINRNSPTPKDKSEELKLAIAWKKPPTSDIPSLNQNGDDSSLLGGSSSRKVIINDNQKKPALENADKWNSLFKVPPPKPSVKAADVVSNGPAGGGSGGRSLAKSTEEAFPQITLNVVGSEVLNQQKKPLFQPSGTKRVFPAISVDKPAPTWKFSSDKSSTFTFPVSTSSAVFSEPPTPSIMPSVSTSTEHQLKDGDAAVPAYSFGSKKSDRLVFTFPSTSDAIQIGNSDIKFSFGSDKPRLSFKDAVCH, from the exons ATGGACGACGAAACGACACCGTCCAGGGGCTTCTACGCCGCGAGAGGCGCCGGAGGCAAACTGAAGAAGCCGCTGTCCCGCAAGCTGACGACGACTCCTTACTCTCGTCCGCCTCCGAACCCAGCCGAGCGAGGCAAGCGGCGGTGGCTGTCCAGCGTCGTTGATCCGGCTTATCGGCTCATCTCCGGCGGCGCCACTCGGCTTTTCACCTCCTTCTTCTCGCCGGCGAATACCGTTAATGCCCTTCCCGCGCCTAATCACG ATGAACAGGAGGCGGAGATTGAACAGAATGCTACTGGTGACGAGCACAATGATGATTCAAAT AATTGGGTGACCAGAACTGAAACAGCAGGTCCTAGCAGGCCAGGAAATAGTTTAAACGATAGTTCTGGTTTTCAAGGCCACACTTTAGATGACAACAGCAACCTGTCTGATGTGAGTGGACTTTCTCAAATTGAGCAGCTACTGAAGGGGAAAAAGTTTTCTAG GGACGAAGTCAATCGCCTGATGGATATTATTCAATCAAAGGCTGTTGAGCATCCTACTGTGGGGCACGAAAAGGTGAAAAAAGGCATTACTGCTGGAGGAGAAGCCAAGGGGCCTGTAAATGCCCATGCTGTTCCAAAGGCGTCATCTGGAGAAATTCAGGAAGACATGAGTAAAGCTATTTGGGGAACATCAACCCCTCTTCCCCTGTCAGCT AGGCGAAAAGAGGCTGGCGCTTCACCTATTGAAATTGCAAAAGCATATATGGGAAGCAGAATATCGGATATTGATGATGTGGCAGCAATGCATAGTAATGATATTGAATCAACACCATTCATTCCAGCATCTTCCCCTAAGCCATCAACATGTTGGCCTGGTTCCATGGTACAAAACCAACGCGATTATTCAACCCCACAGAGTGAAAGAGGCAGATTTGGCCTTCATAATTTTCCCAGAACCCCTTATTCTAGAACTATCTTTTCAAAATCCAAGTCCAAG TTTACTCCATTACAAGGTGGTGGTGATAAGtcccaaagaatatcatcaactCCTTTTAAGCACTTGCAAACTCCTGTATATGGGCAG ACATTTGGGAAGCCAAGAGATGATGCATTGGATGGTGGCTATGGATCATCAGTAGGACCAATTCGCAGGACACGCCATAAAGTTGCTACACAAACTCCTCCTAGAGGATCTCCTTATGTTCATTCATCTTCATTTGGAACTCCACAGGTGGAAAATTCCCACATCCGCAAAGAATTTCTGCCTGCTGGCAGGAAGAATTTTGAACTTGGAGGATTAAGTGGCAACTCCCCGTTCCAGTCAATAGATAGAAAGCCTTCCAGCTCTCAAGTTGGTGTTCATCCACAGTCTAGTCAGATTGCAAGGACAATTTTGGAGCACATCAATAGAAATTCACCCACTCCTAAAGATAAGTCAGAAGAGTTGAAGCTAGCCATTGCGTGGAAGAAACCCCCGACTTCTGATATTCCTTCACTCAACCAGAATGGAGATGATAGCTCACTTCTAGGAGGGTCTAGTTCCCGTAAAGTCATAATTAATGATAACCAGAAAAAGCCTGCTCTTGAGAACGCTGACAAGTGGAACTCTCTGTTTAAGGTTCCACCTCCAAAGCCTAGTGTAAAAGCTGCTGATGTTGTAAGCAATGGTCCTGCTGGTGGTGGGAGTGGTGGAAGATCTCTAGCCAAGAGCACAGAGGAG GCTTTTCCACAGATTACTTTAAATGTTGTTGGTTCGGAGGTACTAAATCAACAGAAGAAGCCTCTCTTTCAACCTTCAGGGACTAAACGCGTTTTTCCTGCTATATCTGTTGACAAGCCTGCGCCCACATGGAAGTTTTCTTCTGATAAGAGCTCTACCTTCACATTCCCAGTGTCTACATCTTCCGCTGTGTTTTCTGAACCACCCACACCGTCCATTATGCCATCTGTGTCGACTAGCACTGAGCATCAGCTGAAAGATGGAGATGCTGCTGTTCCTGCATACAGTTTCGGATCCAAGAAGTCTGATCGCCTTGTGTTTACATTCCCTTCTACCAGTGATGCGATCCAGATTGGTAATTCAGATATTAAGTTCAGCTTTGGATCAGATAAGCCAAGGTTGTCATTCAAAGATGCTGTCTGCCATTAA
- the LOC112187411 gene encoding nuclear pore complex protein NUP1 isoform X2, whose protein sequence is MDDETTPSRGFYAARGAGGKLKKPLSRKLTTTPYSRPPPNPAERGKRRWLSSVVDPAYRLISGGATRLFTSFFSPANTVNALPAPNHDEQEAEIEQNATGDEHNDDSNNWVTRTETAGPSRPGNSLNDSSGFQGHTLDDNSNLSDVSGLSQIEQLLKGKKFSRDEVNRLMDIIQSKAVEHPTVGHEKVKKGITAGGEAKGPVNAHAVPKASSGEIQEDMSKAIWGTSTPLPLSARRKEAGASPIEIAKAYMGSRISDIDDVAAMHSNDIESTPFIPASSPKPSTCWPGSMVQNQRDYSTPQSERGRFGLHNFPRTPYSRTIFSKSKSKFTPLQGGGDKSQRISSTPFKHLQTPVYGQTFGKPRDDALDGGYGSSVGPIRRTRHKVATQTPPRGSPYVHSSSFGTPQVENSHIRKEFLPAGRKNFELGGLSGNSPFQSIDRKPSSSQVGVHPQSSQIARTILEHINRNSPTPKDKSEELKLAIAWKKPPTSDIPSLNQNGDDSSLLGGSSSRKVIINDNQKKPALENADKWNSLFKVPPPKPSVKAADVVSNGPAGGGSGGRSLAKSTEEITLNVVGSEVLNQQKKPLFQPSGTKRVFPAISVDKPAPTWKFSSDKSSTFTFPVSTSSAVFSEPPTPSIMPSVSTSTEHQLKDGDAAVPAYSFGSKKSDRLVFTFPSTSDAIQIGNSDIKFSFGSDKPRLSFKDAVCH, encoded by the exons ATGGACGACGAAACGACACCGTCCAGGGGCTTCTACGCCGCGAGAGGCGCCGGAGGCAAACTGAAGAAGCCGCTGTCCCGCAAGCTGACGACGACTCCTTACTCTCGTCCGCCTCCGAACCCAGCCGAGCGAGGCAAGCGGCGGTGGCTGTCCAGCGTCGTTGATCCGGCTTATCGGCTCATCTCCGGCGGCGCCACTCGGCTTTTCACCTCCTTCTTCTCGCCGGCGAATACCGTTAATGCCCTTCCCGCGCCTAATCACG ATGAACAGGAGGCGGAGATTGAACAGAATGCTACTGGTGACGAGCACAATGATGATTCAAAT AATTGGGTGACCAGAACTGAAACAGCAGGTCCTAGCAGGCCAGGAAATAGTTTAAACGATAGTTCTGGTTTTCAAGGCCACACTTTAGATGACAACAGCAACCTGTCTGATGTGAGTGGACTTTCTCAAATTGAGCAGCTACTGAAGGGGAAAAAGTTTTCTAG GGACGAAGTCAATCGCCTGATGGATATTATTCAATCAAAGGCTGTTGAGCATCCTACTGTGGGGCACGAAAAGGTGAAAAAAGGCATTACTGCTGGAGGAGAAGCCAAGGGGCCTGTAAATGCCCATGCTGTTCCAAAGGCGTCATCTGGAGAAATTCAGGAAGACATGAGTAAAGCTATTTGGGGAACATCAACCCCTCTTCCCCTGTCAGCT AGGCGAAAAGAGGCTGGCGCTTCACCTATTGAAATTGCAAAAGCATATATGGGAAGCAGAATATCGGATATTGATGATGTGGCAGCAATGCATAGTAATGATATTGAATCAACACCATTCATTCCAGCATCTTCCCCTAAGCCATCAACATGTTGGCCTGGTTCCATGGTACAAAACCAACGCGATTATTCAACCCCACAGAGTGAAAGAGGCAGATTTGGCCTTCATAATTTTCCCAGAACCCCTTATTCTAGAACTATCTTTTCAAAATCCAAGTCCAAG TTTACTCCATTACAAGGTGGTGGTGATAAGtcccaaagaatatcatcaactCCTTTTAAGCACTTGCAAACTCCTGTATATGGGCAG ACATTTGGGAAGCCAAGAGATGATGCATTGGATGGTGGCTATGGATCATCAGTAGGACCAATTCGCAGGACACGCCATAAAGTTGCTACACAAACTCCTCCTAGAGGATCTCCTTATGTTCATTCATCTTCATTTGGAACTCCACAGGTGGAAAATTCCCACATCCGCAAAGAATTTCTGCCTGCTGGCAGGAAGAATTTTGAACTTGGAGGATTAAGTGGCAACTCCCCGTTCCAGTCAATAGATAGAAAGCCTTCCAGCTCTCAAGTTGGTGTTCATCCACAGTCTAGTCAGATTGCAAGGACAATTTTGGAGCACATCAATAGAAATTCACCCACTCCTAAAGATAAGTCAGAAGAGTTGAAGCTAGCCATTGCGTGGAAGAAACCCCCGACTTCTGATATTCCTTCACTCAACCAGAATGGAGATGATAGCTCACTTCTAGGAGGGTCTAGTTCCCGTAAAGTCATAATTAATGATAACCAGAAAAAGCCTGCTCTTGAGAACGCTGACAAGTGGAACTCTCTGTTTAAGGTTCCACCTCCAAAGCCTAGTGTAAAAGCTGCTGATGTTGTAAGCAATGGTCCTGCTGGTGGTGGGAGTGGTGGAAGATCTCTAGCCAAGAGCACAGAGGAG ATTACTTTAAATGTTGTTGGTTCGGAGGTACTAAATCAACAGAAGAAGCCTCTCTTTCAACCTTCAGGGACTAAACGCGTTTTTCCTGCTATATCTGTTGACAAGCCTGCGCCCACATGGAAGTTTTCTTCTGATAAGAGCTCTACCTTCACATTCCCAGTGTCTACATCTTCCGCTGTGTTTTCTGAACCACCCACACCGTCCATTATGCCATCTGTGTCGACTAGCACTGAGCATCAGCTGAAAGATGGAGATGCTGCTGTTCCTGCATACAGTTTCGGATCCAAGAAGTCTGATCGCCTTGTGTTTACATTCCCTTCTACCAGTGATGCGATCCAGATTGGTAATTCAGATATTAAGTTCAGCTTTGGATCAGATAAGCCAAGGTTGTCATTCAAAGATGCTGTCTGCCATTAA